The Eleginops maclovinus isolate JMC-PN-2008 ecotype Puerto Natales chromosome 24, JC_Emac_rtc_rv5, whole genome shotgun sequence genome contains a region encoding:
- the LOC134860890 gene encoding ATP-binding cassette sub-family C member 4-like isoform X2 translates to MEKDSPKTKTNPAATAGWVSKLFFWWLNPLFSIGSKRMLEEEDMYDVLKEDMSKNLGQDLRRFWDVELQKATKELRPPSLSKCIIKCYWKPYGVLGIFTLIEEVIKVVQPVFLGKMIIYFENYDPTNMTALYETLGYAAGLSVCSIGLALLHHLYFYHVQRTGMKIRVAMCHMIYNKALCLSSSAMGKTTTGQIVNLLSNDVNKFDDVTIFLHFLWVGPLQAAVVVGLLWMEIGPSCLAGMVVLMILMPMQTMFGRLFSKFRSKTAILTDDRIRTMNEVVSGIRIIKMYAWEKPFAALVSEVRRKEISKIMKSSYLRGLNMASFFCASKIILFVTFTLYVLLGNTISASRVFVTVSLYTAVRLTVTLFFPSAIEKLFESRVSIRRIQEFLMLDEIIKSPVAPPQEKKDASVEIQDLVCYWDKSLDAPSLQNLSFSLNSNQLLAVIGPVGAGKSSLLSTILGELPNEKGTLKVKGQLTYAAQQPWVFPGTIRSNILFRKELEPRKYERVLRACALKRDMELLPDGDLTLIGDRGATLSGGQKARVNLARAVYQDADIYLLDDPLSAVDAEVGRHLFEQCICGLLKNKPRILVTHQLQYLQAADQIIVLKEGHMVAKGTYAELQRSGVDFTSLLQQEEEEEQQQAPQEVSVRKRTLSQDSAISQASSVHSVKDGDHLPAEAVQTVAEESRAQGTIGAGLYVKYMKAGAGAVFLIIVFLINVLAQVAYILQDWWLAHWADKQGELDANSTVIQNGQNVTAELDTTFYLGIYGGLTAATILFGFVRNMTMFHILVKSTQVLHNRMFNSILRTPVRFFDINPIGRVLNRFSKDVGQLDNNMPWTMVDFIQLFLQIIGTIAVSVSVIPWILIPVLPLLIVFIYLRRYFLHTARNIKRLEATTRSPVFSHLSSSLQGLWTIRAFGAEESFQNIFDAHQDLHSGAWFLFLTTSRWFALRLDGICSIFVTLVTFACLLLRDQLDAGSVGLALTYSVTLMGMFQWGVRQSAEVENMMTSVERVVEYTELESEAPWETEKRPPPDWPSKGLVTFDRVSFSYSPNGPLVLKNMKAMFRPQEKVGIVGRTGAGKSSLVSALFRLAEPQGKIYIDGVLTSEIGLHDLRTKMSIIPQDPVLFTGSMRKNLDPFSQHSDEDLWRALEEVQLKSVVEELPGKLETVLAESGSNFSVGQRQLVCLARAVLRQNRILVIDEATANVDPRTDELIQQTIRDKFRECTVLTIAHRLNTIIDSDRIMVLDAGKIQAYDAPYTLLQDPEGIFCKMVLQTGRQEAAALLQAAKQAYNSKSHPDVANGHAETADGHLVIFETAL, encoded by the exons GTTCTGGGATGTCGAGCTCCAGAAGGCTACCAAAGAGCTGCGACCACCTTCACTCTCCAAATGCATCATAAAGTGCTACTGGAAACCATATGGAGTGCTGGGCATCTTTACCCTCATTGAA GAAGTCATCAAGGTGGTCCAGCCGGTGTTCTTGGGGAAGATGATTATTTACTTTGAGAATTACGACCCCACAAACATGACAGCTCTGTACGAGACTCTGGGCTACGCGGCCGGCCTCTCCGTCTGCTCCATCGGGCTCGCCCTGCTCCATCACCTCTACTTCTACCACGTCCAGAGGACAGGCATGAAGATCAGAGTGGCCATGTGTCACATGATTTACAACAAG GCTCTCTGTCTCAGCAGTTCAGCCATGGGAAAGACCACCACGGGCCAGATCGTCAACCTCCTTTCCAACGACGTTAACAAGTTTGATGAC GTGACCATCTTCCTGCACTTCCTGTGGGTGGGGCCCCTCCAGGCCGCGGTGGTGGTGGGGCTGCTGTGGATGGAGATCGGACCCTCATGCTTGGCAGGCATGGTGGTCCTCATGATCCTGATGCCAATGCAAACCATGTTTGGAAGACTCTTTTCTAAGTTCAG GAGTAAGACGGCCATTCTAACTGACGACAGGATCCGCACAATGAACGAGGTGGTGTCTGGGATTAGGATCATCAAGATGTACGCCTGGGAGAAACCCTTCGCTGCGCTGGTCTCGGAGGTCAGAAG GAAGGAGATCTCCAAGATCATGAAGAGCTCCTACCTACGCGGCCTCAACATGGCATCCTTCTTCTGCGCCAGCAAGATCATCCTCTTCGTCACCTTCACCCTCTACGTCCTGCTGGGAAACACCATCTCAGCCAGCCGCGTGTTCGTGACGGTGTCACTGTACACCGCCGTGCGACTCACCGTCACGCTCTTCTTCCCCAGCGCCATCGAGAAGCTGTTCGAGAGCCGCGTCAGCATCCGCAGGATCCAG GAGTTCCTGATGCTGGATGAGATCATAAAGAGCCCCGTCGCACCCCCACAGGAGAAGAAGGACGCGTCGGTGGAGATTCAGGACCTGGTCTGCTACTGGGACAAG agTCTGGATGCTCCATCTCTGCAGaacctctccttctctctgaaCTCAAACCAGCTGTTGGCTGTGATTGGTCCAGTGGGAGCCGGAAAG TCCTCTCTGTTGAGCACCATCCTGGGAGAGCTGCCCAACGAAAAGGGGACTCTGAAAGTCAAAGGTCAGCTGACGTACGCCGCCCAGCAGCCCTGGGTGTTCCCCGGAACGATCCGCAGCAACATCCTGTTCAGGAAGGAGCTGGAACCCCGGAAGTACGAGAGAGTCCTCAGAGCCTGCGCCCTGAAGAGG GACATGGAGCTGCTCCCAGATGGAGACCTGACACTGATCGGGGACAGAGGAGCCACTCTCAGCGGGGGACAGAAAGCTCGGGTCAACCTGGCCAG ggCTGTGTATCAGGACGCAGACATCTACCTGCTGGATGACCCTCTGAGCGCCGTGGACGCAGAGGTCGGGAGACACCTGTTTGAACA GTGTATCTGTGGCCTGCTGAAGAACAAGCCTCGTATCCTGGTCACCCACCAGCTGCAGTACCTGCAGGCAGCCGACCAGATCATCGTCCTCAAGGAG ggTCACATGGTGGCTAAGGGGACATACGCAGAGCTGCAGCGGTCGGGGGTGGACTTCACCTccctgctgcagcaggaggaagaggaggagcagcagcaggctccTCAGGAAGTGTCTGTGAGGAAGAGAACTCTTTCCCAGGACTCTGCAATCTCTCAGGCGTCCTCCGTGCACTCGGTCAAAGACGGAGACCATTTACCG GCAGAGGCTGTGCAAACGGTAGCAGAGGAGAGTCGCGCTCAGGGAACCATCGGAGCGGGTCTGTACGTCAAGTACATGAAAGCCGGAGCCGGCGCGGTGTTTCTGATCATCGTCTTCCTGATCAACGTCCTGGCTCAG GTGGCATACATTTTGCAGGACTGGTGGTTGGCTCATTG GGCCGACAAGCAAGGGGAGCTGGACGCGAACAGCACCGTCATCCAAAACGGACAAAATGTCACGGCGGAGCTGGACACCACGTTCTACCTGGGCATTTACGGAG GTTTGACGGCGGCCACCATCCTGTTCGGCTTTGTGAGGAACATGACCATGTTCCACATCCTGGTGAAGAGCACACAGGTCCTGCACAACCGAATGTTCAACAGCATACTCAGGACGCCCGTGCGCTTCTTTGACATCAATCCTATCG GAAGAGTTTTAAACAGGTTTTCAAAGGACGTGGGCCAGCTGGACAATAACATGCCCTGGACTATGGTGGACTTCATTCAG CTGTTCCTGCAGATCATCGGGACAATAGCCGTGTCTGTGTCGGTGATCCCCTGGATCCTCATCCCCGTGCTTCCTCTGCTGATAGTCTTCATCTACTTGCGCCGGTACTTCCTGCACACTGCCAGAAACATCAAGCGCCTGGAGGCCACCA CTCGGAGTCCAGTGTTCTCCCACCTGTCGTCGTCCCTGCAGGGCCTGTGGACCATCCGAGCCTTTGGAGCAGAGGAGAGTTTCCAGAACATCTTTGACGCCCATCAGGACCTCCACTCAG GGGCCTGGTTCCTGTTCCTCACCACCTCTCGCTGGTTTGCTTTGCGTCTGGACGGCATCTGCTCCATCTTTGTTACTCTGGTGACCTTCGCATGCCTGCTGCTCAGAGACC AGCTGGACGCCGGCTCTGTGGGTCTGGCTCTGACGTACTCCGTCACTCTGATGGGCATGTTCCAGTGGGGCGTCAGGCAGAGTGCAGAGGTGGAGAACATG ATGACGTCAGTGGAGAGGGTGGTGGAGTACACCGAGCTGGAGAGCGAGGCACCCTGGGAAACCGAGAAGCGTCCTCCTCCTGATTGGCCCAGCAAAGGCCTGGTGACCTTTGACCGTGTCAGCTTCTCCTACAGCCCCAACGGACCACTGGTGCTGAAAAACATGAAGGCTATGTTCAGACCTCAAGAGAAG GTGGGCATCGTGGGGAGGACGGGCGCCGGGAAGAGCTCTCTGGTGTCGGCTCTGTTCCGCCTGGCCGAGCCTCAGGGGAAGATCTACATTGACGGAGTTCTGACCTCTGAGATCGGCCTCCACGACCTGCGCACAAAGATGTCCATCATCCCTCAG GACCCGGTGCTGTTTACAGGCTCCATGAGGAAGAACCTTGACCCCTTCAGCCAGCACTCCGACGAGGACCTGTGGAGGGCTCTGGAAGAG GTGCAGCTGAAGTCGGTGGTGGAGGAGCTGCCCGGGAAGCTGGAGACGGTGCTGGCCGAGTCGGGTTCCAACTTCAGCGTGGGACAGAGGCAGCTGGTGTGTCTGGCCCGGGCAGTTCTCCGTCAGAACCGCATCCTGGTCATCGACGAGGCCACGGCCAACGTGGACCCCAG gacgGACGAACTGATCCAGCAAACCATTCGGGACAAGTTCAGAGAGTGCACCGTGCTCACCATCGCTCACCGCCTCAACACCATCATAGACAGCGACAGGATCATG GTGCTAGACGCAGGGAAGATTCAGGCCTACGATGCGCCTTACACGCTGCTTCAAGATCCAGAAGGCATCTTTTGCAAGATGGTGCTGCAGACCGGCAGGCAGGAGGCAGCAGCTCTTCTGCAAGCGGCCAAACAG GCGTACAACAGCAAAAGCCATCCCGACGTGGCAAACGGACACGCGGAGACGGCAGACGGTCACTTGGTGATCTTTGAGACGGCGCTCTGA